The Methanomassiliicoccales archaeon genomic sequence AGCAATGGAAAAGGAGAAGAAGGAAGTCGAATCGATTGCTGAGGCCACAAAAAAAGATAGGGATCGAAACATCCAGATCGATTAGAATGGAGGCAAGAGGACTCCCTCTTACCCAAACTAAACCATATCTGGACTAATCGACGGGGAATTGTGCTATCCAATAGGCATGGCTAGTTCAATATCTTCTTTCCTAAAATCCAATACCTCGATCAGTCTTCCTTCAATGTGCCTACAATAGGAAAACGCTCAAGAACATCTTCATCATGAGGCGCATCGCCGATCTCGTTTGTGAGATCCATACCAGCATAGTGTTCGAATTGATGCTCACCGTCTTCCCATAATGAGCTCTTCGTCACGTCATAAACTTTGCCCTTTACGGCAATGTACGCTGGTTTCCCATTTTTGCCGTTAAATTCTTTCAGCTCCTCGCGCGTAAAGACCTTCATAGTTAATTATAATAAACTCGCAATCTTAAATCTATTGTTCCAGAACCCCAAGCGAACGATAAACAGACCGAACTATCGGAGCGTATATTCGCCAGTCGTATTTTTCCTCTACAAGTCGCCTTCCTTCTTTACCGATGGAAATCGCGAGATCACGATTTTCGATCAATTCTCGGATCGCGCGGACAAAAGCACCAGTATCATCTGCGATCATGATATTGCGGCGGTTTTCGACCATCAATCCCTCACATCCAATCGATGTTGAAACAACGGGTTTGCACATTGCGAGATATTCCAAAATCTTTATTCGCGTTCCGCTCCCAAAGCGAAGCGGTGCTATGCAGACATCCGCATTTCTCAGGACTTCCTTGATATCAGGTACAATCCCTAGAAAATCAACATTTTCTCGGCCACATTCAACATTCGGAATTGGGCCGCCGACAATTTGGAATCGAATTCTTTGATCGAATCGTGGTGCTATCTCCTTTATAATAGTTTGGACAGCATCGATATTTGGAGAATAATCCAATCTCCCGACAAATACAATATTACGGGTCTCCTCATTTGTTTTTCTGAATCTCTCAACCGGGTACTCGGTAGCATCGATGCAGTTAGGTATCACGGTTATTTTCTTTTCAAGCTCGGGGTATGCACAGACAATGTGACTCTTATCGACCTCGGAAGTCACAAAGACAGCGTCTGCAGCATCTAAGCATCGGAGTTCAAATCTCCTCGCTCTGTCTAATAGCCAGATGGCTGCTGTTTTTCGAATAAAACGGTTTCTACCAACCGCCCCTCTAAAAAAGGGGGAATCGAACATCCCATACTTCAAAAGATTCCAGTACACATTATGCTCGTCTAATATTACTGGTTTCTTGTGCTTATTTAATGAATTGGCAAGAAAGAATAGATCTAGGCTCTCTACCTGAAAAGCTCCAATTGTCTCTATCCTATCCAATAATGTTGTTGAAATCTTCACACGATCATTTCTGTAATAGTTGAACAACCGCGAAATCTTCGTTCTTACACCCTCTGCCACCTCAATATGCGTGGAATGTGAATTTCTAATACCGTCAATAATCAAAGGTAATCTCAGATTCGCAGCCGGTTTATCAACATCATTTTCGATATGAAAAATCTCTATAGGCGAGAAACTTGAAATCATCTGCACGAGAGAGCGAACTCTAACGCCCCAACCACGATCAACTCTTGTCCCGAAGGATACTAAACCGACTGTCATCTACTTTCATTAGAACAATAAGAATGGTGGTATTTCAATGAATGGATCGAAGAAACATCACTCAGACCATTTCAACTATAGATTAATATTAAATAGTTCTCTCACAACGAATCCAATAGCAAATGTCAATGCAGCGATGCCCAGACTTAATCCGGCCATTTCCACAAATCGCCTTTTGAAGGGGAGATCTTTTGCGATTGATATGTAATATGTAAAAATGAAAATCACTATGATCGCATTAAGAATCGTAACTGAGAGCGCAACGAGAGAACTGCTGAACAATAAAAAAGGAATGATAAGCAAAAAAACCGTCAGCATATAAGCAATCGTCGTATATCCTGAAGCCCTCATTGGATTCTTGCCATCATTATCCGCTTTTGTTGAAAGATATTCAGAAATCCCCATTGAAAAGGAGGCAGCAATCCCAGCAATCAATCCGGCCATTGCAATAATCTTTGTTTTTTCGAATGCGAGAGTAAATCCAGCTAGTGTGCCAGTCAGCTCAACCAAAGCATCGTTCAACCCCAAGACAATAGAGCCTGTATACTTCAATCGGTCTTCATCGATTAATGATATCAAGAGACTTTCGTGACGATCTTCATCTTCGATTATGTCTTTGACTTCTGGCATCAGATTTGATATTTTTTTATAAACGTCTTCAGCGCTGCGCTCATTTTTTTCCATCAGTTTTAATGCAAACGTTAAACCAAATATTTTTGATAAAAGGCAATATTTTGCAACCTGGTATTTATTAGGGAATGTATCTTTCCCAATTAGGGTTTTCAAGAATCTGTAATGTGTCAATTCGTCGTTTGCAATCTCTTCCAATATTTTTCGATTATTTTCGCTTTTGCAGGTTTTTGCCAGTGTCTTGTAAACACAGTACTCAGTGATTTCTGTTCTTTGTGCTCGATTCAAAATCTTGGACATTTCGAGTTTAGAGTTTTCGTTCATGAACGCCAGTCAACATGGATAATTCCTCTCAAATACATTGCGTGCGAACCATCGCAAATTGAAAAGTTTTGCACTCATCCTTGTGATATTTTGTTCGGTTCTTCTTCCCCGTCAATAAGCTAGCCGTATCCTGACCGAATCAGCATGCGCATAAAGACCTTCTGCTCTCGCTATCTCTATAACAGTATCTGCGATCAAACCTAGGCCTTCTCTTGAGAGCGATTGCACGAATGAAGCCTTACAAAAATGACGGATATCAAGCCCAGAATAGATAGCTGCATAACCACCTGTCGGGAGAACGTGATTCGGTCCAGATGCATAGTCTCCGCAAGCAACTGCGGAATAAGAGCCGACGAAGATGGAACCTGCATTGTGAACCATATCGACTAGCGATTCTGGGTTCTTTGTTTGGATTGATAGATGCTCGGGAGCAATTTTATCAACAATGGCCACAGCTTCCTCTAAGTTCCTAACAAGAATAGCTCCCATGTTCTTCAAAGCGTCCTGAATAATTTTCTTTCTTTCTGCTTTTTGAACCATCTCAATTATCAAGCGCTCCACATTCACCAGCAATTCCTTATCCAAAGAGATAAGGAAACACATGGCATTTGGGTCATGTTCCGCTTGAGCTATGATATCAGCCGCAACGAATTGCGGACATGAGGTTTCATCTGCGATCACAACGATATCGGATGGACCAGCTGGAAAATCGATTCCGACTCGATCCATAACAAGGAGTTTAGCGGTCGTCACAAATATGTTGCCTGGACCAACAATCTTCTGTACTGGTCTAATACTCTCAGTCCCGAACGCCATCGCAGCTATTGCCTGAGCCCCGCCGATCTTGTACACCTCGTCGACGCCAGCAATTTCCAACGCAGCGAGCGTTGTATCGCTTACAGGAGGAGGTGAGCAACAACAGACTTCGTTTACGCCAGCAACCCTCGCTGGAACGACGCACATCAGCGCTGTTGAGGGATAAGACGCTTTTCCACCAGGGATATATGCACCAATGCGTCTTAACGGAGTGAGTTTCATACCTAAAGAGATTCCCTTATCCACTTCTTTGAACCAGGACTGTCCTTCTAGCTGCATTTGATGAAATCGTTCAATGCGTAATTTTGCAATTTCTAGAGCTCGCATGAGTGATGGAGGAATATTTCTGAGGGCTCTTCTTCGCTCTTCTTTACTGACTTCGATCGACTCAATCTTTATCCCATCAAATCTCTCAGTC encodes the following:
- a CDS encoding cytochrome b5 domain-containing protein: MKVFTREELKEFNGKNGKPAYIAVKGKVYDVTKSSLWEDGEHQFEHYAGMDLTNEIGDAPHDEDVLERFPIVGTLKED
- a CDS encoding glycosyltransferase family 4 protein, whose translation is MTVGLVSFGTRVDRGWGVRVRSLVQMISSFSPIEIFHIENDVDKPAANLRLPLIIDGIRNSHSTHIEVAEGVRTKISRLFNYYRNDRVKISTTLLDRIETIGAFQVESLDLFFLANSLNKHKKPVILDEHNVYWNLLKYGMFDSPFFRGAVGRNRFIRKTAAIWLLDRARRFELRCLDAADAVFVTSEVDKSHIVCAYPELEKKITVIPNCIDATEYPVERFRKTNEETRNIVFVGRLDYSPNIDAVQTIIKEIAPRFDQRIRFQIVGGPIPNVECGRENVDFLGIVPDIKEVLRNADVCIAPLRFGSGTRIKILEYLAMCKPVVSTSIGCEGLMVENRRNIMIADDTGAFVRAIRELIENRDLAISIGKEGRRLVEEKYDWRIYAPIVRSVYRSLGVLEQ
- a CDS encoding VIT1/CCC1 transporter family protein → MSKILNRAQRTEITEYCVYKTLAKTCKSENNRKILEEIANDELTHYRFLKTLIGKDTFPNKYQVAKYCLLSKIFGLTFALKLMEKNERSAEDVYKKISNLMPEVKDIIEDEDRHESLLISLIDEDRLKYTGSIVLGLNDALVELTGTLAGFTLAFEKTKIIAMAGLIAGIAASFSMGISEYLSTKADNDGKNPMRASGYTTIAYMLTVFLLIIPFLLFSSSLVALSVTILNAIIVIFIFTYYISIAKDLPFKRRFVEMAGLSLGIAALTFAIGFVVRELFNINL
- the hisD gene encoding histidinol dehydrogenase, with product MVVLGFMWQPLDLDAWLKKRSEKFGVVKTSVMEILDAVKNGGNKALIELTERFDGIKIESIEVSKEERRRALRNIPPSLMRALEIAKLRIERFHQMQLEGQSWFKEVDKGISLGMKLTPLRRIGAYIPGGKASYPSTALMCVVPARVAGVNEVCCCSPPPVSDTTLAALEIAGVDEVYKIGGAQAIAAMAFGTESIRPVQKIVGPGNIFVTTAKLLVMDRVGIDFPAGPSDIVVIADETSCPQFVAADIIAQAEHDPNAMCFLISLDKELLVNVERLIIEMVQKAERKKIIQDALKNMGAILVRNLEEAVAIVDKIAPEHLSIQTKNPESLVDMVHNAGSIFVGSYSAVACGDYASGPNHVLPTGGYAAIYSGLDIRHFCKASFVQSLSREGLGLIADTVIEIARAEGLYAHADSVRIRLAY